The following proteins come from a genomic window of Prionailurus viverrinus isolate Anna chromosome D1, UM_Priviv_1.0, whole genome shotgun sequence:
- the CTNND1 gene encoding catenin delta-1 isoform X1 has protein sequence MDDSEVESTASILASVKEQEAQFEKLTRALEEERRHVSAQLERVRVSPQDANPLMANGTLTRRHQNGRFVGDADLERQKFSDLKLNGPQDHSHLVYSTIPRMQEPGQIVETYTEEDPEGAMSVVSVETSDDGTTRRTETTVKKVVKTVTTRTVQPVPMGPDGLPVDASSVSNNYIQTLGRDFRKNGNGGPGPYVGQAGTATLPRNFHYPPDGYSRHYEDGYPSSSDNYGSLSRVTRIEERYRPSMEGYRAPSRQDVYGPQPQVRVGGSSVDLHRFHPEPYGLEDDQRSMGYDDLDYGMMSDYGTARRTGTPSDPRRRLRSYEDMIGEEVPSDQYYWAPLAQHERGSLASLDSLRKGGPPPPNWRQPELPEVIAMLGFRLDAVKSNAAAYLQHLCYRNDKVKTDVRKLKGIPVLVGLLDHPKKEVHLGACGALKNISFGRDQDNKIAIKNCDGVPALVRLLRKARDMDLTEVITGTLWNLSSHDSIKMEIVDHALHALTDEVIIPHSGWEREPNEDCKPRHIEWESVLTNTAGCLRNVSSERSEARRKLRECDGLVDALIFIVQAEIGQKDSDSKLVENCVCLLRNLSYQVHREIPQAERYQEAPPNVANNTGPHAASCFGAKKGKGKKPTEDPANDTVDFPKRTSPARGYELLFQPEVVRIYISLLKESKTPAILEASAGAIQNLCAGRWTYGRYIRSALRQEKALSAIADLLTSEHERVVKAASGALRNLAVDARNKELIGKHAIPNLVKNLPGGQQSSSQNFSEDTVVSLLNTINEVIAENLEAAKKLRETQGIEKLVLINKSGNRSEKEVRAAALVLQTIWGYKELRKPLEKEGWKKSDFQVNLNNASRSQSSHSYDDSTLPLIDRNPKSDKKPDREEIQMSSMGSNTKSLDNNYSTLNERGDHNRTLDRSGDLGEMEPLKGTPLMQDEGQESLEEELDDEGDQVSNPSMQKI, from the exons GATCACAGTCACCTTGTGTATAGTACCATTCCCAGGATGCAGGAGCCAGGGCAGATTGTGGAGACCTACACGGAGGAGGACCCGGAGGGAGCCATGTCTGTTGTCTCCGTGGAGACCTCTGATGATGGAACTACTCGGCGCACAGAGACCACA GTCAAGAAAGTGGTGAAGACTGTGACAACACGGACAGTACAGCCAGTCCCTATGGGACCAGATGGGCTGCCTGTGGATGCCTCGTCAGTTTCTAACAACTATATCCAGACTCTGGGTCGTGACTTCCGCAAGAATGGCAATGGGGGACCTGGTCCCTATGTGGGGCAAGCAGGCACTGCTACTCTTCCCAGGAACTTCCACTACCCTCCTGATGGATATAGCCGCCACTATGAAGATGGTTATCCAAGTAGCAGTGACAACTATGGCAGTCTGTCCCGGGTGACCCGCATTGAGGAGCGGTATCGGCCCAGCATGGAAGGTTATCGGGCACCTAGTAGACAGGATGTCTATGGGCCCCAGCCCCAGGTTCGGGTAGGTGGGAGCAGTGTGGATCTGCATCGTTTTCATCCAGAGCCTTATGGGCTAGAGGACGACCAACGTAGCATGGGCTATGATGACCTGGATTACGGCATGATGTCTGATTATGGCACTGCCCGTCGGACGGGGACGCCCTCTGACCCTCGCCGACGACTCAG GAGCTATGAAGACATGATTGGTGAGGAGGTGCCATCGGACCAGTACTATTGGGCTCCTCTGGCCCAGCATGAACGGGGAAGTTTAGCAAGCTTGGATAGCCTGCGCAAGGGAGGGCCACCACCTCCCAACTGGAGACAGCCAGAGCTGCCAGAGGTGATAGCCATGTTAGGGTTCCGCCTGGATGCTGTCAAGTCTAATGCAGCTGCATACCTGCAACACTTGTGCTATCGCAATGACAAGGTGAAGACCGACGTTCGGAAGCTCAAGGGAATCCCAGTACTGGTGGGGCTGTTAGACCACCCCAAAAAGGAAGTGCATCTTGGAGCCTGTGGAGCTCTCAAGAATATCTCTTTTGGGCGTGACCAGGATAACAAGATCGCCATAAAAAACTGTGATGGTGTTCCTGCCCTTGTGCGATTGCTCCGAAAGGCTCGTGATATGGACCTCACTGAAGTCATTACTG GAACCCTGTGGAATCTCTCATCCCATGACTCAATCAAAATGGAGATTGTGGACCATGCACTGCATGCCTTGACAGATGAGGTGATCATCCCACACTCTGGTTGGGAGCGGGAACCAAATGAAGATTGCAAACCACGCCATATCGAGTGGGAGTCGGTGCTTACCAACACAGCTGGCTGTCTTAG gAATGTCAGCTCAGAGAGGAGTGAGGCTCGCCGGAAACTTCGGGAATGTGATGGTTTAGTGGATGCCCTCATTTTCATTGTGCAGGCTGAGATTGGGCAGAAGGATTCAGACAGCAAG CTTGTGGAGAACTGTGTTTGCCTTCTTCGGAATTTGTCATACCAAGTTCACCGGGAGATCCCACAGGCAGAGCGTTACCAAGAGGCACCTCCCAACGTTGCCAACAATACTGGGCCACATGCTGCCAGTTGCTTTGGGGCCAAGAAGGGCAAAG ggaaaaaacccacagagGATCCAGCGAACGATACAGTGGATTTCCCTAAAAGAACTAGTCCTGCCCGGG GCTATGAGCTTTTATTTCAGCCAGAGGTGGTTCGGATATACATCTCACTCCTCAAGGAGAGCAAGACTCCTGCCATCCTAGAAGCCTCAGCTGGAGCTATCCAGAACTTGTGTGCTGGGCGCTGGACG TATGGTCGATACATCCGCTCTGCTCTGCGTCAAGAGAAGGCTCTTTCTGCCATTGCTGACCTCCTGACCAGTGAACACGAGCGTGTAGTGAAAGCTGCGTCCGGAGCACTGAGAAATCTGGCGGTAGATGCTCGCAACAAAGAACTGATTG GTAAACATGCTATTCCGAACTTGGTAAAGAACCTGCCAGGAGGGCAGCAGAGCTCTTCCCAGAATTTCTCTGAGGACACTGTGGTCTCTCTTTTGAACACCATCAATGAGGTTATTGCTGAGAACTTGGAGGCTGCCAAAAAGCTTCGAGAGACACAGGGTATTGAGAAGCTGGTGTTGATCAACAAATCAGG GAACCGTTCAGAAAAAGAAGTCCGAGCAGCAGCACTTGTATTACAGACAATCTGGGGATATAAGGAGCTGCGGAAGCCACTGGAAAAAGAAGGATGGAAGAAATCAGACTTTCAG GTAAATCTAAACAATGCTTCTCGAAGCCAGAGCAGTCATTCATATGATGACAGCACTCTCCCTCTCATTGACCGGAACCCAAAATCAG ATAAGAAACCTGATCGGGAAGAAATTCAGATGAGCAGTATGGGATCAAACACAAAATCATTAG ATAACAACTATTCCACACTGAATGAGAGAGGGGACCACAACAGAACACTGGATCGATCCGGGGATCTAGGTGAAATGGAGCCATTGAAGGGAACACCCCTGATG CAGGACGAGGGGCAGGAATCTCTGGAGGAAGAGTTGGATGATGAGGGGGACCAAGTGTCTAACCCCTCCATG CAGAAGATTTAG
- the CTNND1 gene encoding catenin delta-1 isoform X2, whose translation MDDSEVESTASILASVKEQEAQFEKLTRALEEERRHVSAQLERVRVSPQDANPLMANGTLTRRHQNGRFVGDADLERQKFSDLKLNGPQDHSHLVYSTIPRMQEPGQIVETYTEEDPEGAMSVVSVETSDDGTTRRTETTVKKVVKTVTTRTVQPVPMGPDGLPVDASSVSNNYIQTLGRDFRKNGNGGPGPYVGQAGTATLPRNFHYPPDGYSRHYEDGYPSSSDNYGSLSRVTRIEERYRPSMEGYRAPSRQDVYGPQPQVRVGGSSVDLHRFHPEPYGLEDDQRSMGYDDLDYGMMSDYGTARRTGTPSDPRRRLRSYEDMIGEEVPSDQYYWAPLAQHERGSLASLDSLRKGGPPPPNWRQPELPEVIAMLGFRLDAVKSNAAAYLQHLCYRNDKVKTDVRKLKGIPVLVGLLDHPKKEVHLGACGALKNISFGRDQDNKIAIKNCDGVPALVRLLRKARDMDLTEVITGTLWNLSSHDSIKMEIVDHALHALTDEVIIPHSGWEREPNEDCKPRHIEWESVLTNTAGCLRNVSSERSEARRKLRECDGLVDALIFIVQAEIGQKDSDSKLVENCVCLLRNLSYQVHREIPQAERYQEAPPNVANNTGPHAASCFGAKKGKGKKPTEDPANDTVDFPKRTSPARGYELLFQPEVVRIYISLLKESKTPAILEASAGAIQNLCAGRWTYGRYIRSALRQEKALSAIADLLTSEHERVVKAASGALRNLAVDARNKELIGKHAIPNLVKNLPGGQQSSSQNFSEDTVVSLLNTINEVIAENLEAAKKLRETQGIEKLVLINKSGNRSEKEVRAAALVLQTIWGYKELRKPLEKEGWKKSDFQVNLNNASRSQSSHSYDDSTLPLIDRNPKSDKKPDREEIQMSSMGSNTKSLDNNYSTLNERGDHNRTLDRSGDLGEMEPLKGTPLMQDEGQESLEEELDDEGDQVSNPSMKI comes from the exons GATCACAGTCACCTTGTGTATAGTACCATTCCCAGGATGCAGGAGCCAGGGCAGATTGTGGAGACCTACACGGAGGAGGACCCGGAGGGAGCCATGTCTGTTGTCTCCGTGGAGACCTCTGATGATGGAACTACTCGGCGCACAGAGACCACA GTCAAGAAAGTGGTGAAGACTGTGACAACACGGACAGTACAGCCAGTCCCTATGGGACCAGATGGGCTGCCTGTGGATGCCTCGTCAGTTTCTAACAACTATATCCAGACTCTGGGTCGTGACTTCCGCAAGAATGGCAATGGGGGACCTGGTCCCTATGTGGGGCAAGCAGGCACTGCTACTCTTCCCAGGAACTTCCACTACCCTCCTGATGGATATAGCCGCCACTATGAAGATGGTTATCCAAGTAGCAGTGACAACTATGGCAGTCTGTCCCGGGTGACCCGCATTGAGGAGCGGTATCGGCCCAGCATGGAAGGTTATCGGGCACCTAGTAGACAGGATGTCTATGGGCCCCAGCCCCAGGTTCGGGTAGGTGGGAGCAGTGTGGATCTGCATCGTTTTCATCCAGAGCCTTATGGGCTAGAGGACGACCAACGTAGCATGGGCTATGATGACCTGGATTACGGCATGATGTCTGATTATGGCACTGCCCGTCGGACGGGGACGCCCTCTGACCCTCGCCGACGACTCAG GAGCTATGAAGACATGATTGGTGAGGAGGTGCCATCGGACCAGTACTATTGGGCTCCTCTGGCCCAGCATGAACGGGGAAGTTTAGCAAGCTTGGATAGCCTGCGCAAGGGAGGGCCACCACCTCCCAACTGGAGACAGCCAGAGCTGCCAGAGGTGATAGCCATGTTAGGGTTCCGCCTGGATGCTGTCAAGTCTAATGCAGCTGCATACCTGCAACACTTGTGCTATCGCAATGACAAGGTGAAGACCGACGTTCGGAAGCTCAAGGGAATCCCAGTACTGGTGGGGCTGTTAGACCACCCCAAAAAGGAAGTGCATCTTGGAGCCTGTGGAGCTCTCAAGAATATCTCTTTTGGGCGTGACCAGGATAACAAGATCGCCATAAAAAACTGTGATGGTGTTCCTGCCCTTGTGCGATTGCTCCGAAAGGCTCGTGATATGGACCTCACTGAAGTCATTACTG GAACCCTGTGGAATCTCTCATCCCATGACTCAATCAAAATGGAGATTGTGGACCATGCACTGCATGCCTTGACAGATGAGGTGATCATCCCACACTCTGGTTGGGAGCGGGAACCAAATGAAGATTGCAAACCACGCCATATCGAGTGGGAGTCGGTGCTTACCAACACAGCTGGCTGTCTTAG gAATGTCAGCTCAGAGAGGAGTGAGGCTCGCCGGAAACTTCGGGAATGTGATGGTTTAGTGGATGCCCTCATTTTCATTGTGCAGGCTGAGATTGGGCAGAAGGATTCAGACAGCAAG CTTGTGGAGAACTGTGTTTGCCTTCTTCGGAATTTGTCATACCAAGTTCACCGGGAGATCCCACAGGCAGAGCGTTACCAAGAGGCACCTCCCAACGTTGCCAACAATACTGGGCCACATGCTGCCAGTTGCTTTGGGGCCAAGAAGGGCAAAG ggaaaaaacccacagagGATCCAGCGAACGATACAGTGGATTTCCCTAAAAGAACTAGTCCTGCCCGGG GCTATGAGCTTTTATTTCAGCCAGAGGTGGTTCGGATATACATCTCACTCCTCAAGGAGAGCAAGACTCCTGCCATCCTAGAAGCCTCAGCTGGAGCTATCCAGAACTTGTGTGCTGGGCGCTGGACG TATGGTCGATACATCCGCTCTGCTCTGCGTCAAGAGAAGGCTCTTTCTGCCATTGCTGACCTCCTGACCAGTGAACACGAGCGTGTAGTGAAAGCTGCGTCCGGAGCACTGAGAAATCTGGCGGTAGATGCTCGCAACAAAGAACTGATTG GTAAACATGCTATTCCGAACTTGGTAAAGAACCTGCCAGGAGGGCAGCAGAGCTCTTCCCAGAATTTCTCTGAGGACACTGTGGTCTCTCTTTTGAACACCATCAATGAGGTTATTGCTGAGAACTTGGAGGCTGCCAAAAAGCTTCGAGAGACACAGGGTATTGAGAAGCTGGTGTTGATCAACAAATCAGG GAACCGTTCAGAAAAAGAAGTCCGAGCAGCAGCACTTGTATTACAGACAATCTGGGGATATAAGGAGCTGCGGAAGCCACTGGAAAAAGAAGGATGGAAGAAATCAGACTTTCAG GTAAATCTAAACAATGCTTCTCGAAGCCAGAGCAGTCATTCATATGATGACAGCACTCTCCCTCTCATTGACCGGAACCCAAAATCAG ATAAGAAACCTGATCGGGAAGAAATTCAGATGAGCAGTATGGGATCAAACACAAAATCATTAG ATAACAACTATTCCACACTGAATGAGAGAGGGGACCACAACAGAACACTGGATCGATCCGGGGATCTAGGTGAAATGGAGCCATTGAAGGGAACACCCCTGATG CAGGACGAGGGGCAGGAATCTCTGGAGGAAGAGTTGGATGATGAGGGGGACCAAGTGTCTAACCCCTCCATG AAGATTTAG
- the CTNND1 gene encoding catenin delta-1 isoform X4 yields the protein MDDSEVESTASILASVKEQEAQFEKLTRALEEERRHVSAQLERVRVSPQDANPLMANGTLTRRHQNGRFVGDADLERQKFSDLKLNGPQDHSHLVYSTIPRMQEPGQIVETYTEEDPEGAMSVVSVETSDDGTTRRTETTVKKVVKTVTTRTVQPVPMGPDGLPVDASSVSNNYIQTLGRDFRKNGNGGPGPYVGQAGTATLPRNFHYPPDGYSRHYEDGYPSSSDNYGSLSRVTRIEERYRPSMEGYRAPSRQDVYGPQPQVRVGGSSVDLHRFHPEPYGLEDDQRSMGYDDLDYGMMSDYGTARRTGTPSDPRRRLRSYEDMIGEEVPSDQYYWAPLAQHERGSLASLDSLRKGGPPPPNWRQPELPEVIAMLGFRLDAVKSNAAAYLQHLCYRNDKVKTDVRKLKGIPVLVGLLDHPKKEVHLGACGALKNISFGRDQDNKIAIKNCDGVPALVRLLRKARDMDLTEVITGTLWNLSSHDSIKMEIVDHALHALTDEVIIPHSGWEREPNEDCKPRHIEWESVLTNTAGCLRNVSSERSEARRKLRECDGLVDALIFIVQAEIGQKDSDSKLVENCVCLLRNLSYQVHREIPQAERYQEAPPNVANNTGPHAASCFGAKKGKGKKPTEDPANDTVDFPKRTSPARGYELLFQPEVVRIYISLLKESKTPAILEASAGAIQNLCAGRWTYGRYIRSALRQEKALSAIADLLTSEHERVVKAASGALRNLAVDARNKELIGKHAIPNLVKNLPGGQQSSSQNFSEDTVVSLLNTINEVIAENLEAAKKLRETQGIEKLVLINKSGNRSEKEVRAAALVLQTIWGYKELRKPLEKEGWKKSDFQVNLNNASRSQSSHSYDDSTLPLIDRNPKSDKKPDREEIQMSSMGSNTKSLDNNYSTLNERGDHNRTLDRSGDLGEMEPLKGTPLMQKI from the exons GATCACAGTCACCTTGTGTATAGTACCATTCCCAGGATGCAGGAGCCAGGGCAGATTGTGGAGACCTACACGGAGGAGGACCCGGAGGGAGCCATGTCTGTTGTCTCCGTGGAGACCTCTGATGATGGAACTACTCGGCGCACAGAGACCACA GTCAAGAAAGTGGTGAAGACTGTGACAACACGGACAGTACAGCCAGTCCCTATGGGACCAGATGGGCTGCCTGTGGATGCCTCGTCAGTTTCTAACAACTATATCCAGACTCTGGGTCGTGACTTCCGCAAGAATGGCAATGGGGGACCTGGTCCCTATGTGGGGCAAGCAGGCACTGCTACTCTTCCCAGGAACTTCCACTACCCTCCTGATGGATATAGCCGCCACTATGAAGATGGTTATCCAAGTAGCAGTGACAACTATGGCAGTCTGTCCCGGGTGACCCGCATTGAGGAGCGGTATCGGCCCAGCATGGAAGGTTATCGGGCACCTAGTAGACAGGATGTCTATGGGCCCCAGCCCCAGGTTCGGGTAGGTGGGAGCAGTGTGGATCTGCATCGTTTTCATCCAGAGCCTTATGGGCTAGAGGACGACCAACGTAGCATGGGCTATGATGACCTGGATTACGGCATGATGTCTGATTATGGCACTGCCCGTCGGACGGGGACGCCCTCTGACCCTCGCCGACGACTCAG GAGCTATGAAGACATGATTGGTGAGGAGGTGCCATCGGACCAGTACTATTGGGCTCCTCTGGCCCAGCATGAACGGGGAAGTTTAGCAAGCTTGGATAGCCTGCGCAAGGGAGGGCCACCACCTCCCAACTGGAGACAGCCAGAGCTGCCAGAGGTGATAGCCATGTTAGGGTTCCGCCTGGATGCTGTCAAGTCTAATGCAGCTGCATACCTGCAACACTTGTGCTATCGCAATGACAAGGTGAAGACCGACGTTCGGAAGCTCAAGGGAATCCCAGTACTGGTGGGGCTGTTAGACCACCCCAAAAAGGAAGTGCATCTTGGAGCCTGTGGAGCTCTCAAGAATATCTCTTTTGGGCGTGACCAGGATAACAAGATCGCCATAAAAAACTGTGATGGTGTTCCTGCCCTTGTGCGATTGCTCCGAAAGGCTCGTGATATGGACCTCACTGAAGTCATTACTG GAACCCTGTGGAATCTCTCATCCCATGACTCAATCAAAATGGAGATTGTGGACCATGCACTGCATGCCTTGACAGATGAGGTGATCATCCCACACTCTGGTTGGGAGCGGGAACCAAATGAAGATTGCAAACCACGCCATATCGAGTGGGAGTCGGTGCTTACCAACACAGCTGGCTGTCTTAG gAATGTCAGCTCAGAGAGGAGTGAGGCTCGCCGGAAACTTCGGGAATGTGATGGTTTAGTGGATGCCCTCATTTTCATTGTGCAGGCTGAGATTGGGCAGAAGGATTCAGACAGCAAG CTTGTGGAGAACTGTGTTTGCCTTCTTCGGAATTTGTCATACCAAGTTCACCGGGAGATCCCACAGGCAGAGCGTTACCAAGAGGCACCTCCCAACGTTGCCAACAATACTGGGCCACATGCTGCCAGTTGCTTTGGGGCCAAGAAGGGCAAAG ggaaaaaacccacagagGATCCAGCGAACGATACAGTGGATTTCCCTAAAAGAACTAGTCCTGCCCGGG GCTATGAGCTTTTATTTCAGCCAGAGGTGGTTCGGATATACATCTCACTCCTCAAGGAGAGCAAGACTCCTGCCATCCTAGAAGCCTCAGCTGGAGCTATCCAGAACTTGTGTGCTGGGCGCTGGACG TATGGTCGATACATCCGCTCTGCTCTGCGTCAAGAGAAGGCTCTTTCTGCCATTGCTGACCTCCTGACCAGTGAACACGAGCGTGTAGTGAAAGCTGCGTCCGGAGCACTGAGAAATCTGGCGGTAGATGCTCGCAACAAAGAACTGATTG GTAAACATGCTATTCCGAACTTGGTAAAGAACCTGCCAGGAGGGCAGCAGAGCTCTTCCCAGAATTTCTCTGAGGACACTGTGGTCTCTCTTTTGAACACCATCAATGAGGTTATTGCTGAGAACTTGGAGGCTGCCAAAAAGCTTCGAGAGACACAGGGTATTGAGAAGCTGGTGTTGATCAACAAATCAGG GAACCGTTCAGAAAAAGAAGTCCGAGCAGCAGCACTTGTATTACAGACAATCTGGGGATATAAGGAGCTGCGGAAGCCACTGGAAAAAGAAGGATGGAAGAAATCAGACTTTCAG GTAAATCTAAACAATGCTTCTCGAAGCCAGAGCAGTCATTCATATGATGACAGCACTCTCCCTCTCATTGACCGGAACCCAAAATCAG ATAAGAAACCTGATCGGGAAGAAATTCAGATGAGCAGTATGGGATCAAACACAAAATCATTAG ATAACAACTATTCCACACTGAATGAGAGAGGGGACCACAACAGAACACTGGATCGATCCGGGGATCTAGGTGAAATGGAGCCATTGAAGGGAACACCCCTGATG CAGAAGATTTAG
- the CTNND1 gene encoding catenin delta-1 isoform X5, producing the protein MDDSEVESTASILASVKEQEAQFEKLTRALEEERRHVSAQLERVRVSPQDANPLMANGTLTRRHQNGRFVGDADLERQKFSDLKLNGPQDHSHLVYSTIPRMQEPGQIVETYTEEDPEGAMSVVSVETSDDGTTRRTETTVKKVVKTVTTRTVQPVPMGPDGLPVDASSVSNNYIQTLGRDFRKNGNGGPGPYVGQAGTATLPRNFHYPPDGYSRHYEDGYPSSSDNYGSLSRVTRIEERYRPSMEGYRAPSRQDVYGPQPQVRVGGSSVDLHRFHPEPYGLEDDQRSMGYDDLDYGMMSDYGTARRTGTPSDPRRRLRSYEDMIGEEVPSDQYYWAPLAQHERGSLASLDSLRKGGPPPPNWRQPELPEVIAMLGFRLDAVKSNAAAYLQHLCYRNDKVKTDVRKLKGIPVLVGLLDHPKKEVHLGACGALKNISFGRDQDNKIAIKNCDGVPALVRLLRKARDMDLTEVITGTLWNLSSHDSIKMEIVDHALHALTDEVIIPHSGWEREPNEDCKPRHIEWESVLTNTAGCLRNVSSERSEARRKLRECDGLVDALIFIVQAEIGQKDSDSKLVENCVCLLRNLSYQVHREIPQAERYQEAPPNVANNTGPHAASCFGAKKGKGKKPTEDPANDTVDFPKRTSPARGYELLFQPEVVRIYISLLKESKTPAILEASAGAIQNLCAGRWTYGRYIRSALRQEKALSAIADLLTSEHERVVKAASGALRNLAVDARNKELIGKHAIPNLVKNLPGGQQSSSQNFSEDTVVSLLNTINEVIAENLEAAKKLRETQGIEKLVLINKSGNRSEKEVRAAALVLQTIWGYKELRKPLEKEGWKKSDFQVNLNNASRSQSSHSYDDSTLPLIDRNPKSDKKPDREEIQMSSMGSNTKSLDNNYSTLNERGDHNRTLDRSGDLGEMEPLKGTPLMKI; encoded by the exons GATCACAGTCACCTTGTGTATAGTACCATTCCCAGGATGCAGGAGCCAGGGCAGATTGTGGAGACCTACACGGAGGAGGACCCGGAGGGAGCCATGTCTGTTGTCTCCGTGGAGACCTCTGATGATGGAACTACTCGGCGCACAGAGACCACA GTCAAGAAAGTGGTGAAGACTGTGACAACACGGACAGTACAGCCAGTCCCTATGGGACCAGATGGGCTGCCTGTGGATGCCTCGTCAGTTTCTAACAACTATATCCAGACTCTGGGTCGTGACTTCCGCAAGAATGGCAATGGGGGACCTGGTCCCTATGTGGGGCAAGCAGGCACTGCTACTCTTCCCAGGAACTTCCACTACCCTCCTGATGGATATAGCCGCCACTATGAAGATGGTTATCCAAGTAGCAGTGACAACTATGGCAGTCTGTCCCGGGTGACCCGCATTGAGGAGCGGTATCGGCCCAGCATGGAAGGTTATCGGGCACCTAGTAGACAGGATGTCTATGGGCCCCAGCCCCAGGTTCGGGTAGGTGGGAGCAGTGTGGATCTGCATCGTTTTCATCCAGAGCCTTATGGGCTAGAGGACGACCAACGTAGCATGGGCTATGATGACCTGGATTACGGCATGATGTCTGATTATGGCACTGCCCGTCGGACGGGGACGCCCTCTGACCCTCGCCGACGACTCAG GAGCTATGAAGACATGATTGGTGAGGAGGTGCCATCGGACCAGTACTATTGGGCTCCTCTGGCCCAGCATGAACGGGGAAGTTTAGCAAGCTTGGATAGCCTGCGCAAGGGAGGGCCACCACCTCCCAACTGGAGACAGCCAGAGCTGCCAGAGGTGATAGCCATGTTAGGGTTCCGCCTGGATGCTGTCAAGTCTAATGCAGCTGCATACCTGCAACACTTGTGCTATCGCAATGACAAGGTGAAGACCGACGTTCGGAAGCTCAAGGGAATCCCAGTACTGGTGGGGCTGTTAGACCACCCCAAAAAGGAAGTGCATCTTGGAGCCTGTGGAGCTCTCAAGAATATCTCTTTTGGGCGTGACCAGGATAACAAGATCGCCATAAAAAACTGTGATGGTGTTCCTGCCCTTGTGCGATTGCTCCGAAAGGCTCGTGATATGGACCTCACTGAAGTCATTACTG GAACCCTGTGGAATCTCTCATCCCATGACTCAATCAAAATGGAGATTGTGGACCATGCACTGCATGCCTTGACAGATGAGGTGATCATCCCACACTCTGGTTGGGAGCGGGAACCAAATGAAGATTGCAAACCACGCCATATCGAGTGGGAGTCGGTGCTTACCAACACAGCTGGCTGTCTTAG gAATGTCAGCTCAGAGAGGAGTGAGGCTCGCCGGAAACTTCGGGAATGTGATGGTTTAGTGGATGCCCTCATTTTCATTGTGCAGGCTGAGATTGGGCAGAAGGATTCAGACAGCAAG CTTGTGGAGAACTGTGTTTGCCTTCTTCGGAATTTGTCATACCAAGTTCACCGGGAGATCCCACAGGCAGAGCGTTACCAAGAGGCACCTCCCAACGTTGCCAACAATACTGGGCCACATGCTGCCAGTTGCTTTGGGGCCAAGAAGGGCAAAG ggaaaaaacccacagagGATCCAGCGAACGATACAGTGGATTTCCCTAAAAGAACTAGTCCTGCCCGGG GCTATGAGCTTTTATTTCAGCCAGAGGTGGTTCGGATATACATCTCACTCCTCAAGGAGAGCAAGACTCCTGCCATCCTAGAAGCCTCAGCTGGAGCTATCCAGAACTTGTGTGCTGGGCGCTGGACG TATGGTCGATACATCCGCTCTGCTCTGCGTCAAGAGAAGGCTCTTTCTGCCATTGCTGACCTCCTGACCAGTGAACACGAGCGTGTAGTGAAAGCTGCGTCCGGAGCACTGAGAAATCTGGCGGTAGATGCTCGCAACAAAGAACTGATTG GTAAACATGCTATTCCGAACTTGGTAAAGAACCTGCCAGGAGGGCAGCAGAGCTCTTCCCAGAATTTCTCTGAGGACACTGTGGTCTCTCTTTTGAACACCATCAATGAGGTTATTGCTGAGAACTTGGAGGCTGCCAAAAAGCTTCGAGAGACACAGGGTATTGAGAAGCTGGTGTTGATCAACAAATCAGG GAACCGTTCAGAAAAAGAAGTCCGAGCAGCAGCACTTGTATTACAGACAATCTGGGGATATAAGGAGCTGCGGAAGCCACTGGAAAAAGAAGGATGGAAGAAATCAGACTTTCAG GTAAATCTAAACAATGCTTCTCGAAGCCAGAGCAGTCATTCATATGATGACAGCACTCTCCCTCTCATTGACCGGAACCCAAAATCAG ATAAGAAACCTGATCGGGAAGAAATTCAGATGAGCAGTATGGGATCAAACACAAAATCATTAG ATAACAACTATTCCACACTGAATGAGAGAGGGGACCACAACAGAACACTGGATCGATCCGGGGATCTAGGTGAAATGGAGCCATTGAAGGGAACACCCCTGATG AAGATTTAG